Proteins from a single region of Barnesiella propionica:
- a CDS encoding zinc-dependent metalloprotease, with amino-acid sequence MKKIIIALLLTALVIPFPANSRNKSNKNKKEKNTIEIKKDSVPVNSDYSKIIKGATTKNGLFTTHFTKSGKLYFELPDSVFNHTYLLSNRIAETSNTQDFVAGQMATQPIMINFSKNENSVYMHLIQTKNIVGQNDPISSAFNKNFLSPILKGFKITARNGKNIVIDVTSFFGGNEKIISPVKPASPLEKTLGSNSPVKGSFSSDASAIIATKTFPFNIEIRSILTYNTSQGNNPYTVIVNRSIILLPDEPMRARLHDFRIGFFRSNKNLYTSSEDKIIPFSVIHRWRLEPKEDEMDNYLKGELVEPRKPIVFYVDSAFPEKWRNAIKQGIEDWNIAFENAGFKNAVRAQDYPKNNSSFDPDDMRFSCVKYATTKTANAMGPSFIDPRSGEILTADVIWYHNIISLLHDWRFTQTAAVDPRVRKQVFDDEIMQESIRYVAAHEIGHTLGLMHNMGASYSFPLDSLRSPSFTKKYSTTPSIMDYARNNFVAQPGDMEKGVKLTPPVLGVYDIYAINWGYRIIPDTNNPKNEKKTLSAWIEEKKQDPMYKFGAQQFYSVIDPTDQTEDLGNDHIRAGNLSIKNLKIIMQNLEKWNYTPGETYSDVAGAYNEVVKQYSRHIYHVMPYLGGLVFTERVQGENGNARDYLPKAVQKRALQWLSQQMRTYDAWLSPLELLQKLGYNSDINNKLRRSVVTGMLQPSVLYRIAEGEKTSLSNYTLNGYMDDVIAELFKATYRGQKLNATEKELQATALNLIISYSGLKDINSKKTTLFLTEYDEMIKWVHEPSLPCSIHPAEEDLSFYRSNMRLPVLSADVLAPMMTGYLKKIENMYKQRVISAPDISTRDFYNYQLIRIARLLKP; translated from the coding sequence ATGAAAAAAATAATTATAGCCCTGCTTTTAACAGCATTAGTAATTCCTTTTCCAGCAAACAGCCGTAACAAATCCAACAAAAACAAAAAAGAAAAAAATACTATCGAAATAAAGAAAGACTCCGTTCCGGTAAATTCCGATTACTCAAAAATAATAAAAGGAGCCACTACAAAAAACGGACTCTTTACTACTCATTTTACAAAATCAGGAAAACTGTATTTTGAACTTCCGGACTCGGTTTTCAACCACACCTATCTTCTCTCAAACCGCATCGCGGAGACCAGTAACACTCAGGATTTCGTGGCAGGACAAATGGCGACACAGCCCATAATGATAAATTTTAGTAAAAACGAAAATAGCGTTTATATGCATTTAATACAAACGAAGAATATCGTCGGGCAAAATGATCCTATATCCAGTGCATTCAATAAAAACTTTTTAAGCCCTATCCTGAAAGGATTTAAAATTACAGCCCGGAACGGAAAAAATATAGTTATCGACGTTACTTCATTTTTCGGAGGAAATGAAAAAATCATAAGTCCCGTAAAGCCAGCAAGCCCTCTTGAAAAAACGCTGGGCAGCAACTCTCCGGTCAAAGGCTCGTTTTCTTCGGACGCATCAGCTATAATAGCCACAAAAACATTTCCTTTCAACATAGAGATACGCAGTATACTCACTTATAACACATCACAGGGAAACAATCCTTACACTGTTATTGTGAACCGTTCTATTATCCTTTTGCCTGATGAACCCATGCGGGCACGTCTACATGACTTTCGGATAGGATTTTTCCGTTCCAATAAAAATCTTTATACATCGTCCGAAGACAAAATAATTCCATTCTCCGTTATTCACCGATGGAGACTGGAACCTAAAGAAGATGAAATGGACAACTACCTGAAAGGAGAGTTGGTAGAGCCCCGCAAACCTATCGTATTTTATGTGGATTCCGCTTTCCCCGAAAAATGGAGAAACGCAATAAAACAAGGTATCGAAGACTGGAATATAGCTTTTGAAAATGCCGGATTTAAAAATGCGGTCAGGGCACAAGACTATCCTAAAAACAATTCGTCTTTCGATCCCGACGATATGCGTTTCAGTTGTGTCAAGTATGCTACAACAAAAACAGCGAATGCAATGGGTCCCAGTTTCATAGACCCGAGAAGCGGTGAAATACTTACCGCAGACGTCATCTGGTATCATAACATTATTTCTCTTTTACATGACTGGCGTTTCACGCAGACGGCAGCTGTAGACCCGCGAGTGCGTAAACAGGTTTTTGACGACGAAATCATGCAAGAATCCATAAGGTACGTCGCAGCACATGAAATAGGACATACGCTCGGACTGATGCACAACATGGGAGCCAGCTATTCATTTCCCCTGGATTCACTGCGAAGCCCTTCTTTCACCAAAAAATACAGTACGACACCAAGTATTATGGACTATGCAAGGAATAATTTCGTGGCACAACCCGGAGATATGGAGAAAGGAGTAAAGCTAACACCTCCTGTTCTGGGAGTATACGACATATATGCTATCAACTGGGGCTATCGCATCATTCCGGACACAAACAATCCTAAGAATGAAAAAAAGACCTTATCGGCCTGGATAGAAGAAAAGAAACAGGATCCCATGTACAAATTCGGCGCACAACAATTTTATAGTGTTATCGACCCGACAGACCAGACCGAGGATTTGGGAAACGATCACATCCGGGCAGGGAACCTCTCTATTAAAAACCTGAAGATCATTATGCAGAACCTCGAAAAGTGGAATTATACACCGGGAGAAACTTACAGCGACGTTGCGGGAGCATACAATGAAGTCGTAAAACAATATTCCCGTCACATTTACCATGTAATGCCCTATCTGGGCGGTCTCGTCTTTACAGAAAGAGTACAAGGGGAAAACGGAAATGCCAGAGATTATTTACCGAAAGCCGTGCAGAAACGAGCTTTACAATGGCTGTCCCAACAAATGCGAACATACGATGCATGGCTATCTCCATTAGAGCTCTTACAAAAGTTAGGATATAACTCGGACATAAACAACAAATTGAGACGTTCGGTCGTTACAGGTATGTTACAACCTTCTGTTCTATATCGTATAGCAGAGGGAGAAAAAACAAGTCTTTCGAATTATACTTTAAACGGTTATATGGACGATGTGATCGCCGAATTATTCAAAGCAACCTACCGGGGACAAAAGCTGAACGCAACAGAAAAAGAGTTACAGGCGACAGCTCTCAACCTTATAATCTCATATAGCGGTTTAAAAGATATAAATAGTAAGAAAACGACACTGTTCTTGACCGAATACGATGAAATGATAAAATGGGTACATGAGCCATCGTTACCGTGCAGCATTCATCCTGCCGAAGAAGACCTCTCATTCTACAGATCGAATATGCGATTGCCGGTACTTTCTGCCGATGTACTGGCTCCTATGATGACAGGTTATCTTAAAAAGATCGAGAATATGTACAAGCAACGCGTTATTTCAGCTCCGGATATATCCACACGCGATTTTTACAATTATCAGCTAATCCGTATAGCACGATTACTTAAACCTTAA
- a CDS encoding single-stranded DNA-binding protein: MSVNKVILIGNVGKNPDVRYLENNVCVASFTLATTERGYKTQNGTEIPPKTEWHNIVLWRGLAEVAEKYVRKGMQVYIEGKLRTRSWEDQNKIRRYTTEIYADNMELLGKRQDNAGENIAPAAATSALPPETGTPFSTNNSDDDLPF; this comes from the coding sequence ATGTCAGTCAACAAAGTTATTCTGATCGGAAACGTGGGTAAAAACCCGGATGTCCGGTATCTTGAAAATAATGTATGTGTCGCTAGTTTCACTCTGGCTACGACCGAACGAGGTTATAAGACACAAAACGGAACAGAAATTCCTCCGAAAACCGAATGGCATAATATCGTCCTTTGGCGGGGACTGGCCGAAGTTGCCGAAAAATATGTACGTAAAGGAATGCAGGTATATATCGAGGGAAAACTCCGTACCCGCAGCTGGGAAGATCAAAACAAAATACGACGATATACGACCGAAATTTACGCCGACAATATGGAATTATTGGGAAAACGGCAAGATAATGCAGGAGAAAATATAGCTCCGGCTGCTGCAACCTCTGCTTTACCGCCGGAAACAGGCACACCGT
- the proC gene encoding pyrroline-5-carboxylate reductase, translating into MKITIIGAGNMGGSIARGLAKGSLINAKDITITAKTEKTLDQLKKLYPEFHTTTDNTEAVKGAELIIVAVKPWLIDSVAKEICKSLNPKNQIVASVVAGVPFEHLETIFQVQEKTPVLFRLIPNTAISVLQSMTVISAYKASEAQIETITGIFNELGKTIVIEERLMTAATALCSCGTAYALRYIRAAMEGGVEMGLYPEQAKFIASQTVKGAAELLLAHNAHPEAEIDKVTTPGGITIKGLNEMESAGFSSAVIRGLKASK; encoded by the coding sequence ATGAAAATAACAATTATCGGTGCCGGAAATATGGGAGGATCTATTGCACGGGGACTGGCAAAAGGCAGTCTCATTAACGCAAAAGATATAACAATTACAGCAAAGACCGAGAAAACACTGGATCAGCTCAAAAAATTATATCCCGAATTCCATACTACTACCGATAATACCGAAGCCGTAAAAGGAGCGGAACTGATCATTGTCGCCGTAAAACCATGGCTCATTGATTCGGTTGCCAAAGAAATATGCAAATCCCTAAATCCAAAAAACCAAATAGTGGCATCAGTCGTTGCAGGAGTCCCTTTCGAACATCTGGAAACAATATTCCAGGTACAGGAAAAAACGCCTGTTCTCTTCCGGCTCATACCCAATACAGCCATATCCGTACTACAAAGTATGACCGTCATCTCCGCTTACAAAGCTTCAGAAGCACAAATTGAAACTATCACCGGAATATTCAACGAATTAGGAAAAACCATCGTTATAGAAGAACGGCTCATGACTGCCGCAACAGCTCTCTGTTCATGCGGGACAGCTTACGCACTGCGTTATATACGGGCAGCAATGGAAGGCGGAGTTGAAATGGGTTTGTATCCGGAACAGGCAAAATTTATCGCTTCACAAACAGTAAAAGGAGCGGCGGAACTGCTCTTGGCTCATAATGCCCATCCCGAAGCAGAAATAGACAAAGTTACCACCCCGGGAGGTATTACTATAAAAGGACTTAATGAAATGGAATCTGCAGGATTTTCATCGGCTGTGATACGCGGCCTTAAAGCCAGCAAATAG